CGGTGCGCCATGCCGTCACCATCTGGGACCTGACCGACGAGGAGGCAGCCGAAGTCTTCCGGGCCGCCCGCCGGCTTGCCGGCGCCCTTCGGGCGGCGCTGGACCCGGCCGGCCTCAACTTGCTGCAGTCCAACGGCCAGATCGCGGGCCAGGTGGTCTTCCACTTTCACCTTCACCTCATCCCGCGCTACGGACCGGGGGAGGGGCTGCAGTTCCGCCTCCGGCCGCCGGGCTACACGCCCCCGCCGGACAGCGAGCTGGCCGAACTCGCGGCGAAACTCAAGCTCGCGCTGTGAACGGCCGGCCTTTGTCCGCCAGCACCCTCTCGTAGACGGATTCGTAGCCCTCCACCATCCGGTCGACCGTGAAGCGCTGTTCGACCCAGCGCCGGCACGCAGCCCGGTCGATCTGCTCGATGCGGTACACCGCCTGCTCGGCTTCGGCCAGGGTTTGAACCACGAATCCCGTCTCCGCGTGCTTCACGACCTCGGGCACCGCGCCCAGCCCCACGCCGATGACCGGGGTGCCGCACGCCTGCGCCTCCACCAGCGCCAGGCCGAAGGGTTCCGGCACGGTGCACAGGTGCAGGAGCGCAAGGGCGCCTCCGAGGAAGCGGTCGCGCTGGGCCGGTCCCACCTCGCCGATGTACTCGATCCGGCGCCCGTCCAGGTACGGGCGGATTTCGCGCTCGAAGAAGGCGCGCTCGTCCGGCGGGATGAGGGCCGCGATCTTTAGAGGCAGGCCGGTACGGCGCGCAAGCGCCACTGCCAGGTGAGCCCCCTTTTTGGCGGACATCCGGCCGAGAAAGGCGAGGTAGCCCTCGGGGCGGGCCGAGTAGGTGAACTGTGCCAGGTCCACGCCGTTGTACACGGTGGCGACGTAGTTCAACTCCGGCAGCCCGGCACGTTCGGCGTTGCTGATGGAGACGTACGGGAGGCCCGAGTAGCGGCGGTAGATGGCGCGGGTCGGCGGCTCCAGCAGCGCCGAACCGTGCAGCGTGGTGACGATGGGCGTGGGGATGAGGTCGGAAAAGACCAGCGGGTATGCGTTGAAATGATTGTGCAGCACGTCGAACGCGCCCTTCTGCGCCCAGGTGAACGCCTCTCCGAGGTGCAGGAACTCATACACCTTCGGGTCCAGCTCCGGTGCCTCGCCGAGCGGGCACGGGCAGACAGAGACCAGCTTCGCCCGGGTCTCGCTGTCCTGTGTGGCAAATAGCGTCACGTCATGGCCGCGCCGCACCAGGCCCTCGGCCAGGTGCGAGACGATCTGCTCCCAGGGGCCGTAGCGGCGCGGGGGCGTCCGCCACGTGATCGGGCCGAGCAGTCCGATTCTCACGAGGGCCAGATCCCCTCTCCGGACCGGCAGCCGGTCGTTATTTTCTGCTAAATCTCGTACGCCACCCCAGAAGGAAAAGGAGGGGTGGCGGCGAAGTAGAGGGGCGCGGAGTGGGGGAAAGTGGCGCGGAGTGGAGGGCCCTCCGCCAAGCGGCCGGGCGGAGGGTTCCTGCGGCCCACGAAGCGCCGCTCCCCCACAAAGCATCTCCTGGGCCCGGGCAGCGCTTCTGGACACGGGAAAGGCCGACGCACAGGCTCATGGCCTTCATGGGGGAGTACCAGCACCAGCTGGATGAAAAGGGCCGATTGATCATCCCGGCGCGATTGCGTGAGGAGCTGGGCAGCCCCTTCGTGGCCACGCGAGGGCTCGACCGGTGTCTGTTTGCGTTTTCGGCCGCCGAGTGGAGCAAGGTGGAGGAGAAGCTGCGCGCCCTGCCCCTTACGCAGGGGGACGCGCGGGCGTTCGTGCGGTTGATGATGGCCGGCGCGGCACCCGTCGAGGTGGATCGGGCTGGCCGGATCTTGCTGCCGCCACACCTGCGCCAGTACGCCAACCTCCAGAAAGACGTGTACGTGCTCGGCGTGGGGAACCGGGTGGAAATATGGGATCGGGTCACCTGGCAGGAGTACGCGAGCAAAGCCCAGAGCGCCTTCGAGGCCATCGCCGAGAAGATCGTGGGGCTCGGCCTTTAAGGCGGCTCTCACCCATGCGGACACGGCATCTCCCGGTCATGGCAAAAGAGGTCGTCGAACTGCTCCGGGTGCGCCCGGGGGGCACTTACGTGGATGCCACGGTGGGAGGTGGCGGCCACGCAAGGGCTATCCTCGAGGCAGCGGGATCGGCGCGTCTTGTTGGCTTTGACCGCGATCCTCGGGCGCTTGTTGCCGCGAAGAAGGAGCTTGAGGCGTGGTCGGACCGGGTCGTGCTTTTGTACGCTAATTTTTCTGAACTCATGACAAAACTTAGTGATTTACAGGTCGACGAGGTTGATGGAATCGTGTTTGATCTCGGTGTTTCGACATTTCAGCTGGCGGAAAGGGAGCGGGGTTTCACCTACCAGGACCCTTACGCCCCGCTCGACATGCGCATGGATCCCACCCTGCCCAACACGGCCGCCGATTTGCTCAACACCCTGGACCGCCGGGAACTTGCAGACATCTTCCGGCGCTTTGGCGAGGAACGCTGGGCGTCCCGCATCGCCGACTTCGTGGTGCGCTTCCGTGCCCACCGGCCCTTCAGGAGTTCGGGACAACTCGTGGAGTGCATCAAGGCCGCCGTCCCGGCCGCCGCGCGGCGCGCCGGCGGGCATCCGGCGCGCCGGGTGTTCCAGGCGCTGCGAATCGCCGTCAACGACGAACTGGGGCACCTCGAGCGGGCCCTCCCGCAAGCCATGCGACTCCTCAAGGTGGGCGGGCGCGTTGTCGTCATCAGCTTCCACTCGCTGGAGGATCGCCGGGTCAAGCAGGCGTTTCTTCGCGCCGAGTGCGAGGGGCAGCCTGTCCGGATGCGGGTGGTGACCCGCAAGCCCCTCGTGCCCGGACCTTCCGAGGTGGCGGAAAACCCCCGGGCGAGAAGCGCCCGGCTGCGGTGTGCCGAGCGAGTGGCGGCGCCCCAGGATGGCGCCTGAGGAGGATATCCGGTATGGCAGTCAGTAGCACGGCGAGGGCTATCGGGAGCTGGGACGAGGACGGGCGGACGTGGCCTGCCGCGGCGGCACGACCACCTGCCCCGGCTGCCGGGGTTCTGGCCCGGCCGGGTCGCTTCGTGGCGGGCTGGATGCTTGTGGCGGCACTCGTCGTCATCGGTTCGACGGCCTACCTGAGCCTGCTCGTGCATATGGCCATAATGGGGCGCTATGCGGGTCAGCTCGCGGAGCAACTGGAGGCAGAACGCAGGCGGGGCGAGGCGCTGGAGGTGGCCCTGGCCCGGGAAACGTCGCCCGAACGCACCGAAACCGCTGCCCGCCTGTACCTGGCGATGGAGAAGCCCCAGCGGGTTCAGATGCTCGTCATGAGCGCGCCGGGCGGCCTGGCCCGTGCGGGCAGGGGTGACGACAGCGCTGCCGCCCCGATCCGGACGGCCCGTGCCTCCCGGGCCGGGTCTGAGGATGGCGGCCTGTTCGCACGCGTTCGCACGGCGGTGGGTGAACTGTTAGCCAGGCCGGTGGCGCTGGCTCGCCAGCTCCCGCAGTGGCCGTGAATTCGCGCTTCGGGGGGAGCAAGACGCCGACGTGCGTGCTCCTGTGTCGCCGGCCGGCGTACGGCGGCGCATCGCGTGGCTGCTGATCGGCACAGCAGGGGTGGGCCTGGCCCTCACCGCGAGGCTGTTCTACGTCCAGGTGGTGCGCCACCCCTACTTCACCCGCCTCGCCCTGGAGCAGCGGCTGCGGCCGCTCCCGCTGGATCCCCGGCGCGGGACGATCTACGACCGCAACGGCAACAAGCTCGCGATCAGCGTCAGCGCGGACGCCGTCTACGCCGTGCCCAGCGAGGTGCGGGATCCGAAGCGGACGGCGCAGCTTCTTTCCGGGGTGCTGGGCATGCCCGCAGACGAGATCGAGGAGCGCCTCACCCAGAAGCAGGCCGCCGTCTGGATCGCCCGGCGTCTTGACGCCACGACCGCCCGGAAGGTGCGGGAACTGCGGCTGCCGGGCATCGGGCTCGTGGAGCGGCCGCAGCGCGTCTATCCCAACGGAACGCTGGCTGCGCAGGTTCTGGGCATCACCGGGATCGACAACCAGGGGCTCGAGGGCCTCGAGTTCTACTACGATTCGCACCTGCGCGGCGTTCCCGGGCGTATCGAGGCCGAACGGGACGCGGCCGGCCGCGAGATCCCGGGTGGAATCAGCCGCTACATCCCTGCGCAGGACGGCCACGAGGTGGTGCTGACCATCGACCAGGTCATCCAGTACCGCGCCGAACGCGAACTGGAGCGCGTGGTCAAGGAAACCTCCGCCGAGTTCGGGCTGTTTGTGGCCATCGAGCCCGCCACCGGCGAGATCGTGGCGATGGCGCAGTACCCGCTGTTCGATCCGAACCGCTACGCTGACTTTCCGCCGGAGATCCGCCGTAACCGGGCCGTCACGGACCAGCTCGAACCGGGCTCCACGTTCAAGATCGTGACGGGATCGGCGGCGCTGGAGGCCGGCGTGGTCAAGCCGGACGACCGCTTTTTTGACCCGGGCTTCGTCCTGGTCGGCGGGGGGAAGGTGAGCTGCTGGCTCCCGGGAGGCCACGGCAGCCAGAGCTTCGTCGAGGCCACAGAGAACTCGTGCAACCCCGTCTTTGCCATGATCGGCTCTCAGCGGCTCGGCCCGGAGAACTTCTACCGCTACGCCCGGGCGTACGGGTTCGGCCAGCCGTTGGGCGTCGACTTCCCGGGGGAGGCTTCGGGTTTCCTGCCCGCCCCGGGCACCATCCAGCACGGCGAGGTACTGCGCTGGGCCAACATCGGGTTCGGGCAGGGCGTGGCCGTGACGGCGCTTCAGCTTGCCATGGCGGCGGCCACCATCGCCAACGGCGGGGTGCTGATGAAGCCTTACCTCGTCAAGGAGATCCGTTCCGCCGACGGCCGGGTTGTTGAGCGCACTCAGCCCGTGGCCCTGCGGCGGGTGCTGTCCCCGGGAACGGCGGGGGAGTTCGGCCGGATCATGCGCAGTGTGGTGGTCAACGGGTCGGGGACGCGCGCGGAGATCAACGGCTACCGGGTGGCCGGCAAGACGGGGACGGCGCAGGTTCCCAACCCGGCAGGCGGATACGGCCCGGACACCATGGCGTCGTTCGTCGGCTATGCCCCGGTGGATAGCCCGCGGCTGGTGGGGCTGGTCGTGATTTACAAGCTGCAGATCCAGCCGCGCTGGGGCGGCCTCTGGGCGGCGCCCACCTTTAGGGCTATCATGGAGGATGCGCTGAGCTACCTGCGGGTGCCCCGCCGGGAAGAGCAGCGCCCGGGCCCCCAGTTCGACGAGAACGGGCAGAGGCTGGCGCAGGTGCCCAACGTGCTGTTCGTAGGGGCAGACGACGCAGTCCAGCAGATGGGGCGGGCGGGGCTGAAGGTGGCGTTCGAGGGGAGCGGGGAACTGGTCATCGACCAGATCCCGCGAGGTGGCGCGCAGGTGCCGCCCGGGACCCGGGTGCGGCTCGTGCTGGACCACGAGATCCCTCGGGTGCAGCAGGCGGAGGCGGAGGTGCCCTCGGTCATCGGCAAGAGCGTGCGGGAGGCCGCGTCGATCCTCGCCGGGCGGGGGCTGTTGCTGCACGTCGAGGGCGCTGGCTTTGCGACGTTCCAGTCGCCGGCGCCGGGGATGCGGGTGCCGGTGGGCACACCGGTTGAGGTGCGGTTCGGTCTTCCGGGAGAGAGCGGGCCATGACCGTCGAGGAACTGGTGGCACGACTTCAGGCCGCAGGGTCGGCCGGGAGTGTGGAGCGGGCGGGGGCCGCATGGCAACAGCCGGAGGCGAGGCAGGCCGCGGTCCGGGCTGTCCGCTACGACTCCCGGCTCGTTGAGCCGGGCGACGCGTTCGTGTGCATCCGGGGGACCCGCCTGGACGGGCACGACTTCGCCGATGAGGCGTTGCGCAGGGGCGCCGTGCTGATCCTGGCCGAGCGGCCGGTGGGGCGCCTGGGGGAGCGGGTGCCCCTGGTGCTGGTCGGGGACAGCCGGGCGGCGCTGGGGGTGGCCGCAGCGACCCTGCTCGGACACCCCGACCGGAGACTGCGGCTGGTGGGCGTGACCGGTACCAACGGCAAGACGACCACGACGTACCTCAGCAAGGCCGTTCTGGAGAGCGGCGGTTACCGGGTGGGGCTCGTGGGCACCATCCGGCATCTGGTCGGCGACCAGACCCTTCCCGCCGAGCGCACCACGCCCGAAGCGTCCGACCTGCAGGCGTTGTTCGCCAGGATGGTGGGGGCGGGCGCCACGCACGCCGTGACCGAGGTGTCATCGCACGCCGTGGTGCTGAAGCGGCTCACCGGCATCGAATACGACGTGGGCGTCTTCACCAACCTGACCCAGGATCACCTGGACTTCCACGGGACCATGGAGGCGTACCGGGACGCCAAAGCCGCCTTTTTTGCCTCGCTTTCGCCCGGCCACAAGGGGGCCAAGCTTGCGGTCATCAACAAAGACGACCCGTTCGGAGCTCACATGGCCGCGAGGACACCGGCGCCGGTGATTTACTACGGGCTCGAAGGTCCGGCACTGGACGTGGCGGCCGACGAGGTGGATCCCCGCCCCGACGGGGTTTCGTTTCGGGTGCGGACGCCCTGGGGATCGGCGCGGGTAAGGCTTCAACTCGGCGGGCTGTTCAACGTGTACAACGCCCTGGCGGCGCTTTCGGTGGGGCTGCACGAAGGTGTCAGCC
This genomic stretch from Bacillota bacterium harbors:
- a CDS encoding HIT family protein, with the translated sequence MTDHDPSCVFCRIVRGESPAHFVLDEQKVVAFMDIYPSSRGHLLVVPVRHAVTIWDLTDEEAAEVFRAARRLAGALRAALDPAGLNLLQSNGQIAGQVVFHFHLHLIPRYGPGEGLQFRLRPPGYTPPPDSELAELAAKLKLAL
- a CDS encoding glycosyltransferase family 4 protein, with product MRIGLLGPITWRTPPRRYGPWEQIVSHLAEGLVRRGHDVTLFATQDSETRAKLVSVCPCPLGEAPELDPKVYEFLHLGEAFTWAQKGAFDVLHNHFNAYPLVFSDLIPTPIVTTLHGSALLEPPTRAIYRRYSGLPYVSISNAERAGLPELNYVATVYNGVDLAQFTYSARPEGYLAFLGRMSAKKGAHLAVALARRTGLPLKIAALIPPDERAFFEREIRPYLDGRRIEYIGEVGPAQRDRFLGGALALLHLCTVPEPFGLALVEAQACGTPVIGVGLGAVPEVVKHAETGFVVQTLAEAEQAVYRIEQIDRAACRRWVEQRFTVDRMVEGYESVYERVLADKGRPFTARA
- the mraZ gene encoding division/cell wall cluster transcriptional repressor MraZ; this encodes MAFMGEYQHQLDEKGRLIIPARLREELGSPFVATRGLDRCLFAFSAAEWSKVEEKLRALPLTQGDARAFVRLMMAGAAPVEVDRAGRILLPPHLRQYANLQKDVYVLGVGNRVEIWDRVTWQEYASKAQSAFEAIAEKIVGLGL
- the rsmH gene encoding 16S rRNA (cytosine(1402)-N(4))-methyltransferase RsmH; protein product: MRTRHLPVMAKEVVELLRVRPGGTYVDATVGGGGHARAILEAAGSARLVGFDRDPRALVAAKKELEAWSDRVVLLYANFSELMTKLSDLQVDEVDGIVFDLGVSTFQLAERERGFTYQDPYAPLDMRMDPTLPNTAADLLNTLDRRELADIFRRFGEERWASRIADFVVRFRAHRPFRSSGQLVECIKAAVPAAARRAGGHPARRVFQALRIAVNDELGHLERALPQAMRLLKVGGRVVVISFHSLEDRRVKQAFLRAECEGQPVRMRVVTRKPLVPGPSEVAENPRARSARLRCAERVAAPQDGA
- a CDS encoding penicillin-binding transpeptidase domain-containing protein, encoding MRAPVSPAGVRRRIAWLLIGTAGVGLALTARLFYVQVVRHPYFTRLALEQRLRPLPLDPRRGTIYDRNGNKLAISVSADAVYAVPSEVRDPKRTAQLLSGVLGMPADEIEERLTQKQAAVWIARRLDATTARKVRELRLPGIGLVERPQRVYPNGTLAAQVLGITGIDNQGLEGLEFYYDSHLRGVPGRIEAERDAAGREIPGGISRYIPAQDGHEVVLTIDQVIQYRAERELERVVKETSAEFGLFVAIEPATGEIVAMAQYPLFDPNRYADFPPEIRRNRAVTDQLEPGSTFKIVTGSAALEAGVVKPDDRFFDPGFVLVGGGKVSCWLPGGHGSQSFVEATENSCNPVFAMIGSQRLGPENFYRYARAYGFGQPLGVDFPGEASGFLPAPGTIQHGEVLRWANIGFGQGVAVTALQLAMAAATIANGGVLMKPYLVKEIRSADGRVVERTQPVALRRVLSPGTAGEFGRIMRSVVVNGSGTRAEINGYRVAGKTGTAQVPNPAGGYGPDTMASFVGYAPVDSPRLVGLVVIYKLQIQPRWGGLWAAPTFRAIMEDALSYLRVPRREEQRPGPQFDENGQRLAQVPNVLFVGADDAVQQMGRAGLKVAFEGSGELVIDQIPRGGAQVPPGTRVRLVLDHEIPRVQQAEAEVPSVIGKSVREAASILAGRGLLLHVEGAGFATFQSPAPGMRVPVGTPVEVRFGLPGESGP
- a CDS encoding UDP-N-acetylmuramoyl-L-alanyl-D-glutamate--2,6-diaminopimelate ligase; the protein is MTVEELVARLQAAGSAGSVERAGAAWQQPEARQAAVRAVRYDSRLVEPGDAFVCIRGTRLDGHDFADEALRRGAVLILAERPVGRLGERVPLVLVGDSRAALGVAAATLLGHPDRRLRLVGVTGTNGKTTTTYLSKAVLESGGYRVGLVGTIRHLVGDQTLPAERTTPEASDLQALFARMVGAGATHAVTEVSSHAVVLKRLTGIEYDVGVFTNLTQDHLDFHGTMEAYRDAKAAFFASLSPGHKGAKLAVINKDDPFGAHMAARTPAPVIYYGLEGPALDVAADEVDPRPDGVSFRVRTPWGSARVRLQLGGLFNVYNALAALSVGLHEGVSLERAVAWLEQVKGVPGRFEAVREGQPFGVIVDYAHTPDGLENVLRAARALNPRKLWLVFGCGGDRDRGKRPKMGAVAARLADRVIITSDNPRSEEPESICREIEAGLREEAAGGGARMEGYEVLVDRRQAIEQAVCQAGPGDLVIVAGKGHETYQIFKDRVIPFDDHQVVREALQKLGYGRSN